AGATCTTAATGTGTTGAAAAACTGGCAGTATATTTCCTCTGAGTCTTGATTAATTATATTATCGATTCTAAACATCATTATGCATTTAAACTCTACTGTAGCATAATAaaattcattgtttttgtattgcTTGTATCAGCTGTAATACTTACCCACTTGTTTTTGTAGTTTAGAGATCCTGTGGCGATAGTAAATCACAACTACAGCTAAAAGTGCAGCCACCAGCAGAACAGCAACAACTATTCCAGCTATGACATCTGTAGACAGACCCGGATCAGGAACAGCTAAAAGGAGACAGTGAATTTTTATGGGACAAAATATTTATCATGATTAAGAACGGATAGGTGTCAATCAGTTGACATGtgtatacactaccgttcaaaggttTTGGATCAGTAAGACttgagatgtttttttaaagaagtatcttatgctcatcaaggctgcatttattgatcaaaaatacataacattttgcaagattactgttttttttttattgcaatataaaataatggtttctattttaatatactttaaagtataatttatttctgtgatgcaaagctgaatttccatcagtcattactccagtctaaagtgtcacatgatccttcagaaatcattacattatgctgatttattatcagtgctggaaactgttgtgctgcttaatattattattattatttaattttttttttttggaacctgtgatacttttttcaagattctttgatgaataaaaagttaaaaagaagagcatttatttataatagaaTTTTTTCTAatgatatacactaccgttcaaaagtttggggtcagtacatttttattctttctttttttgaaagaaattaaaccttttattcagcaaggatgtgttaaattgataagAAGTGATcgcaaaaatgtatattgttagaaaagatttatattttgaataaatgctgttcttttaaactttttattcattaaagaatcctgaaaaaagtattgcagtttccaaaaaaactatatggcagcacaactgttgccaacattgataattctaataataaatcagcatattagaatgatttctgaaggatcatgtgacacttcagactgaagtaatggctgatggaaattcagctttgcatcacagaaataaattatactttaaagtatattaaaacagaaaccattattttatattgtaataacattttgcaagattactgtttttttctgtatatttgatcaaataaacgcagccttgaTAAGAGACTTAATgatccaaaacttttgaacggtagtgtaagtTTTAGTTTACCGTGACACAGGCCAAAACATGGTTTTACACTGTTAACATGCAGTGGTGACAATATTTTTCCCATTAGTTTAACGTTGCCTTTGGACATTTTGAGTCTCCAAGTGCCTTGCCTCACAGTGCTTTGGTCCAAATGCCTGCTTTCCTTTTTTTAcatcacttacacacacacacaaggctattttattcactTAAACATTGGATAAAGTGATtactttctctttaatacagatgatgccaATGTATTTTTCGATGAGTCGCTATGTTAGCAAAAATAACGGAAAAGGTTGCCAGGTTTCCACAACaaaattgctactcaaaactagcccaaacTAACTGCGTTTTGAGGGGGTCCCCCGGTAAAAATCATGGGCTAAAATACACATTACTGAGGTCGCTTCAACCCCTGAATATGAAAAACAACCTGCGGCAACAGTGATAAAGTAGCTCAATTCCACGGGAAAACAGCAGACGTGGCAACACTGTGACAGTCTACAATGGACACGACCACAACAGCTTGAAGTTTTCTAATTTGGCACGGTCTACCTGCTGCACTAATAGTAGTAAGGCTTTCCTCTGTgaccttacaagtacaatttaaactgtattatttgtgtccccttcaaacaTTTCTCTTGAGaaatgttgtttattgtttatgAGTCTACTGTGTTTAAGATTATGTGAGACACTCAGTTAGTGGAAGTTGTACTTTGCGATTTCTACCTAGGAGGACACCCGTACCGCTATTCCTCCCCTGCCCTTACGGAGGTCTGTGCATGCCAAGCCCTAAAATACGTTTTTTGTATCTGTAgccattttaatagtttaattgaCATAGAAGTCAGCTTATATTTCatacattatattaatgtatgAATTATTTCcaattatgccatggtctgtctgaatactggattctgattggctggcaggtgttgattaaattcgttgaactgcaggtagttccaggtcagtttaatcacgttctatattaatgcgcttcctataaacattggtaaccatagtaacatacagttagagTTGAACagtaatacagatgaaaataaccgtcatttgtATCGtttcggtcaaatattgcagcacaaatattaataacatctttaatatgtgaatgctgggaaatgaccatggcataaacgggataatcaacggctagctgtgcattaaatgatttgaatgcacttcgggaaggctgcgcgtcgggcggttcttcgcctccacgttgtgcattcaaatcgtttaatgcacagctagccgttgattatcccttacttattttgagttaaaaacttttaatttgaaacTCACCACTGACAGAAAGAAGGAATTGCTGCGAGCTCTCACGGCCTCTGATCTGTACTTCATAAAGTCCCGCGTGTTCGGCTCTGGCGTTtttgatggtcagagatccagtctgatttAATTGTAGTCGCTCCCTGAATCGCTCATCATCAACATTTATAGAGGCCTCATTCGTTTCTACGTCAATATTAGCCAGGAGGATGCCTTTATCTCCAAACCTCCACACAATCAGATCATCCTCCTTTAATTTAGTAACATCATTCTgtagagtgacagaatctccctccatcactgatacCGACTTCACTCCACCCGTCTCAGCAACCACACCTGGAAAACAAatcagattttttgttttactcTCCTCCAGAAATTCATGTGGAGTCACACATATGTGAACCATCAAGAACATTGATGTAAGATGCTTACAGCATGAAATCATGAAACCTGAAACAAGATCATTATTACATTAATGAAAGAGATACTCTTGAGATACTTACCAAAAACATCCACACTAAATATCCTGGATGTGATTTTTTCTCTTGAGATTGTTAGTTTATATTGTCCCGAGAGTCTCTTTCTGGTGTTTCTGATGGTGAGAGAGCCAGTGTCTTGATCCACCTGCGATCTACCTTTGAATTTCACATCATCGGTCACAAAAAATGAGGTCAAGTCGCTCTTTCTGGTTATTTGAGAAATGACAGATTCTTTAGGCCCAAACAACCATAGTATTGTGTCATCGTTCTGTATTTCAGAAAGATTAGTGTGTAGAGTGAaagaatctccctccatcactgacacttTCTCATCTGTTTCTGCACTGAACACACCtgcaaaacataaatgaaacatAATAGATACAGACTACTTAATCTGATACCAGAGCAGTAACCTCAGTAAATAGATTCATTTGGAAACATTTGagcaaaacaaatgtttattgaaATAACCAGTTTTACCGGTTTAATTTGTTATGTGCAATGTTCTATCatataaaaaagaagaaacacacacacagtttattTCCTCATTCTCCACATATTTGAAATTGAAAGTCATATTTGTACCACTTGTCCTATATTGTTTGTTATGTTTGATTTTTGTGACATTTTACCTTtggttttgttttaacaaattatgcattaaagggatagttcacccaaaaatgaaaattctgtcatcgtttactctccctcaagtagttccaaacctgtgtgaatgtctttgttctgctgaacacaaaggaagatactCTGAAGAATGTGAAACAGAGCAgctctggggcaccattgacttccatagtatttttttttcctactatgcaagtcaatggtgccccaaaacagcctggttacaaactttcttcaaaatatattattgtgtgtttggcagaacaaagaaattaatacaggtttggaactacttgagggtgagtaaatgatgacagaattttcatttttgggtgaactatccctttaacatgcaTGGCTGCACTGAAGTCTACACTGAATTTGGTCATTCAATATTACTGTGTTTGTACGTTAccacattatttatatatatatttttttgtagtgGACACACGATGGGAATATGACTATGAAATATGGCTATTTTAAGCAGATATCGACGTCTGACTGAGATgcgatttcatttttttttttttttttatgtttgccacaataatttataaatgttgGTTTGGCTATTAAACGCGTTGTTCTTTCagtatcagttcatgcatttgtTGTAGCACAGCTGATGTGAATGTGTCATGAATGAAACTACCCAGCAAACACAGAACGTTGTGACGACGTCGCCAGTTCGTCGTCCTTTGGTCAGCGCGACATTACTTTATGGCGACGTTGTGAGGACGTCGTGGTAAAGTTCCATTTTTTAGAATCTTGGCTAACGTTCCAGAAACGTCGTGGGCACATCCTCAAAAGACGTCGCTTGTTAGTCCCGTGAAGAACGTTGTAGCGACGTGGTCAGCTGGTCTCATGATAACTTTTCATATTATTGCACTACATGTATTATTATGTTAAGATACCATTTGGATAGCCTATATTTTGGAAAATTTTAAAAGATGgcatgaattattatatttgtaggTACGTATGTGTCATCAAATTaaggacaaaacaaaaaccaaatagCTTGCTTAGCAAATGGTGATCATTGTTAATTACATGTTTGTGAATGACTGAGAATGAGGTTTATTGAAAGAGGGCTCGggacaaattaacatttaaaccagCAGCGCGCGGCGCGTCACTGTCTGTACTGCTGCGCGAGTGCGCGTGCCCGTCATTAACGGTCAACTTCCAGCAGACGGACACGGAGGAAAAGGTAAGCGCTAATAAATCTACTTGTATTCATCGTTTTTACTGATTTATAACGTTAGATGTCACCAAAGATGAgtagtgttttgtatttttgtaggttttccaatttaatttaataaataaatgccctGTTTGGTTAATTAGCTCAGGAGCAGTCTCATGAGGTGGTCTGAGGTAACGTTAACTGTTGAAACCTTGAGATAAAATGTTATACCTTTCttttagttatttgaaatttaacacGATAAACTATACAGTATTCACTTTCAAATACTTTAAACTTTAACCGTAGTAAAGTTAATTAGTTTGTTTGACTGCCTGCCTTTCGCGCTAGTCGATGATGCTCATGCTAGCCATACTGTAAACTTGAATATAAACTGCTGTATAAAGTTTAATTAGACCGAGGCTGCCGAAATCATGTTCAGTGTGTGGGATTAATAATTACACCTTTCCCCCTCAAGTGACAGGCCTGTAAATTGTGTCATCTGCTCGTTAATGGtgttaatggtgttttttttacatgcatgctttttatgcTAGTTTCATTCTCAAATAGATCTGATACTTTAGTTTCAACAaatctttaataaacaaatggtTCACTTTTTTTAGGTCCTGACTGCCACCAGtcgagtcaatgattcagtgagttGCTTATTAGAAAAGATGCTCATTTGTTACAACAtagtattataaatgttttattcattgctGTAaaactaagtttttttttttttaatcatcaggTGGAGAGACAATCTGGGCAGCAGCAACAAGACAACTATTACGAGTAGAGATGGGTTTCAAGATCCAGGTGCAAGGTGCAATAAGATGCAAGGATCCAGGATCAAGAGATCATTCATCATGAAGACTGTTCAATAGGAAGCAGCGAATCCTGGGTGAAAAACTAAACCTGGTTGTTTCAGCATCACTCAGGCAaggcaaaatacatttaaattgatttcagtAGGTTATATGTTTCAGATCATCCTGACCATTCTGTTGTCCTGGATTTGAAGACATGCTGGAACTGTATTTCTCGTGGCTGAAAGATTTGTGCAGCGGTATCCAGACATATaagcacccttcctggacccacacGACTAAAGGCTCTGGAGGAGAGACAGGTAATCCACAGGGTTGGATTTAGGGATAAGAAATACGCACTGCAAACGGAGCATGTGTGAAACGGGCGTAAAACCTGCCGAAAGTACAGTGTGTTTGGGttcttaaaagtttaaaattttatatatgattgttaatttaactttaattaaGATACTGTAGTTCTTAATGTCATGACAGATGTTTGCATCCtgacaactttaaaaaaaaaaatggacacaATGTTTAAgaggttttaaataaacagtagCACAGTGTAGCATAGTTTGTGGTTATGCTTGGTCTTTCTTTGGTGCTGTTAAAACCACCACAACAAACCTGTAGCTCTTTTTATGAAATAGTAATAAATcgcattttaaattgcaaatcgCAATTTTGATCAGAAAAATcacaattagatttttttctccaaattgtgcagccctaccaacaatgacatttaaaaatatacacttttgttataccataaaaataacaggtagcccatctgaattatataacatttagtctatccatctcatagtagcctaccaaaattgtattaacagtagaagtgaaatattattgtagtcttcaaatctgggtactgtcatGTTTAAAAATCACTTAGAgcaagtttggtcccatcaggctaacatgacagtcacgactcatgccgctgtaagcttttctttttcttttgttttcactcgcgatctttacatcacacattacattacatatttcatggcacactcgttttatgcgtttttggcaccacctattgttgtgggtgtattattgacatgtcaaagtctagaccctgaatataaggcGACCgcattttttcagatgtatttacaagaaaaaacattgtcttatattcggtcaatacggtaatcataatctatgacaaaaatactattataaactagattattggataattcagcagcaaaagatactctagaaaaatcatgggtgcacaataatttgataaaatctaaacatttagtgaaaCATTTTAGTGAAATAAAGGCCGTTCCACACTGAGCGCAATGTGAATCGCCGACGACGGTGCTTTCACACCGAAAAGTGCGAAACGATTGTTCACCTTGTGCTAATTCACGCATGCACGCTAGGTGGCGCCGACCAACAATGTATTTTTCCTCAGATGTGTATCTCGTATATGGATTTAACATCGTCTGCTGCTcaatatacagcattaaattTTGATAAGTAAAGTTTGGTtctacaccagaaacacaaatatctttaatacttaCAAGAATATCCTATAATATAATTAGAGGTACAATTAGAATCAAGCTACACTTgaaaatttatgtaattattaatgtgtttgtttataagtCACTTAAAACCATCATCGAGTGCTTCTAATAACTTCCGATTGTGATCTATAGTTGATTTTGATTATAATAGGCAGTTGTATGTCATCAACATCCTTCATTGTTATAAAAATACCACGAGCTgtatacaaaacacatacagaaaatatatcgtTATAATCATATgtctatttgctttcatatGTCATGTGTAGCGGCACAAATGTACAACCCGTGCGCAGAATGATGCGCTTGAAGCAACACGGAGTCACAGCGCGCAGCGTTACGCAGAGAAATgttcaaagcacaaaggaaagagatattggtgtgtagtgtattaaatctgCGTGATagtttgagccttttcttttaacagttttaaatctcAGTTTATGCGCTCTTAAAGAGAGTTTCATTGTTTTGACTGTAGTAACCGAACGTGACACgcagtttgaatgctgaatggaggatgacagacagcagcGCAGAGAAGAGTTTACATGAACTTGAATTTAGtgatttaaatattcatctgtacctcacactgaactatggaacagcttcagaacacttggaatatagcgcacaaaactttatggtgctttataatgttttgtgcCTTTAGTGGGCTTAAAAATAACACGGAATAGTACACGCACAATAACGGATTTGGATTGGTCTCCtctgaccgatacccgatcTGGCAAAAAATGCCAGTATCAGAGACGATACCGATCCTGAGTATCGGATGGATGCATCTCTAGTTGGATTTCACAATTCAGTTACTCATAGCTAGATAGATATCAATTAATAGTCTAATTCCAGAGCCTTTGAGAGATTTTGTTTTTCCCCAGTCAGGTGGAATTTTGCTTAAATCGTTGATGTTCATATGGTCTTGTTATGAGAAAAATTACTAACTGAGCAGAGTACCTTATGATAGTGGTTTTCAATTCTGAACCTGGGGACacacagcactgcacattttataCATCTCTCTTTACTGACACAAGCTTAGTTtagttcatggagctctttcctaaGGAGCTGATTATCTGAATCAAGTGTGTTTAACAAGAGAgtcatacaaaatgtgcagtgctatGGGTCCCCAGGACCACAATTGTAAACCACTGCCTTTATGAGCACCTCCCGAGCTCctagtcatttttaaatgtttaaaaatattgagTTGGCCTAAATTTGACCAATGTAAAGACTCTCCCCTATTCCTAAACCTTACACAACCACATCACTTTGCTTGTTCTGTCTGGGGGATCTGGGGGCATGGTCTCATTTAAgaaattatgtacattttaaagttacattTGTCTATCTGGTTCACTTTGAGAGTTCAATATTAAGAGCTTCAATGCATGCTCAGCGTGGAAActtaacaaagaaaaaagtcaatGCAATGACTCAACCCTCTTTTTAGTTACTGTAGACCCTTAAGAGTTTTGTTAATAGGTTTTAAGCTAAATCTCCTAGCTAGGACACCTAGTAGTAAGATAAAATTCTCTGTGAAAATGGCCCCAGAATCTGCCTTTCCTTGAGAAGCTGGAGAACCACTTAAGATTTCAAAAGGAAGATTCACAGTTTGTGGCCACCATCAAAAAAAGTCTCGGGTGACTTATCCAAATTGtctataaaattatttgtttaattatttttatttgtttatttttgtgtagatTCAAGGGAAAGATGAAAAATAAGAAGACCGCAGCGAGGGAAGGAAGTAATCATCACAATGTAAGTTCTTTGAGAATGTGTGCATTGTTTATTAcaagttgtgttttcatttaaatgtagcaATGTACACAGCTGGTCAAAAGATtgaaatatattctaaaatataatttatttctgtgatcaaagctggatttctagcatcattactccagtcttcagtgtcacatgatccttcagaaatcaagaaacatttatgattattttcaatgttgaaaacagttgtgctgcccaatatttttgtctacaccagtgtttcccaaccttaTTTCTGCCACTGCACAGTTTTGACCTGTAAAAAAATCCCGCTGCACACCACtaagtattataaaaataaaaattaaaaaaccaagggaaaaggttgttttttctcaataattaaacattgcgtcatcagagttggtattttggctttatctatgatcagacacttgcacttaatttCTGACAATCatactcaaatggagttaacaaggtTTTTGACGAGCGATTGACAGAGATCTGTGTTTTCTCCATCATTAGAACGGCCGCATCTGAGACAGTAAATTAATAGCTTAGCGTTTTCATCAGTTTGCAGGTTATAaagtttattgtagctatatgggcactCAGTTTCTCTTGTTGTTAATGATAACAATGACCAActgcactgatttaaaataataacaacgaAATATAATAGAGAAGGAAGCTTTTGATAATCTTCCATGGCACACCTGACCTGTCACGGCACactggttgggaaacactggtctacACGACGGTTCAAAAGGTTGGAGTGactaagatttttttctttttttttctttgggaaGACATTAatagcaaggatgcataaaattgaattaaagtgATAGAAAATACttattaccgtattgtcccgaatataagacgaccctgattataagatctaatttttccagatgtaccttttggaaaaaggcttttgaaaaccaaatcttgtttttgtttttgtttttctctcagtaaaacacattttttcttaaattattttcaaattgcatatttttcctattttaatttttgttttgaaagtatggtaaatactggtaaaatgtaccaacaatgacattgaaaaatatacactttttgatacaccattgaaataacaggtagcccatctgaattatataacatttagtctATCCATCTCagagtagcctaccaaaattttattatcagtagaagtgaaatcttattgtagtcttcaaatctgggtactgtgttatgtttttaaatcacttacagagcaagtttgttcccatcagactaacatgacagtcacgactcgtgccgctgtaagcgtttcttttcttttgttttcactcgcgatctttacatcacacattacattacacatttcatggcacactcgttttatgcgttttggcgccacctattgttgtgggtgtattactgacatgtcaaaatctagaccccgaatataaggcGACGcgtttttcagatgtatttccaagaaaaacatcgccttatattcgggtca
The sequence above is a segment of the Onychostoma macrolepis isolate SWU-2019 chromosome 22, ASM1243209v1, whole genome shotgun sequence genome. Coding sequences within it:
- the LOC131529935 gene encoding uncharacterized protein LOC131529935 isoform X1, which translates into the protein MQMILLLSLLLLGGVFSAETDEKVSVMEGDSFTLHTNLSEIQNDDTILWLFGPKESVISQITRKSDLTSFFVTDDVKFKGRSQVDQDTGSLTIRNTRKRLSGQYKLTISREKITSRIFSVDVFGVVAETGGVKSVSVMEGDSVTLQNDVTKLKEDDLIVWRFGDKGILLANIDVETNEASINVDDERFRERLQLNQTGSLTIKNARAEHAGLYEVQIRGRESSQQFLLSVSAVPDPGLSTDVIAGIVVAVLLVAALLAVVVIYYRHRISKLQKQVAEEKTESGEEGRSVKLETGTELRKGDEIKWWFEDHILIELTRKTSKKNDTECDVADGRFRNKLVLDDKTGDLIINNIRSIHSGLYKLQISHKNGKTKYMRFIVTVTVKEVPAKIGEPVTLDSGLETLSGDLILWTFGAKNCLVIKGESGTTIRERSGDRLQLDHQTGSLTITNITDTDFGLFQLQIINRERTRYRRFNVTDSDSRENRENELATVEIPLLNGEDVG
- the LOC131529935 gene encoding uncharacterized protein LOC131529935 isoform X2; translated protein: MEGDSFTLHTNLSEIQNDDTILWLFGPKESVISQITRKSDLTSFFVTDDVKFKGRSQVDQDTGSLTIRNTRKRLSGQYKLTISREKITSRIFSVDVFGVVAETGGVKSVSVMEGDSVTLQNDVTKLKEDDLIVWRFGDKGILLANIDVETNEASINVDDERFRERLQLNQTGSLTIKNARAEHAGLYEVQIRGRESSQQFLLSVSAVPDPGLSTDVIAGIVVAVLLVAALLAVVVIYYRHRISKLQKQVAEEKTESGEEGRSVKLETGTELRKGDEIKWWFEDHILIELTRKTSKKNDTECDVADGRFRNKLVLDDKTGDLIINNIRSIHSGLYKLQISHKNGKTKYMRFIVTVTVKEVPAKIGEPVTLDSGLETLSGDLILWTFGAKNCLVIKGESGTTIRERSGDRLQLDHQTGSLTITNITDTDFGLFQLQIINRERTRYRRFNVTDSDSRENRENELATVEIPLLNGEDVG